A DNA window from Fibrobacter sp. contains the following coding sequences:
- a CDS encoding V-type ATP synthase subunit D, whose product MAKVKLTKNALKAERDALKRFQRYLPTLLLKKQQLQMEMRTLQERVMAKREEEDKLRKSMASWISLYAEPIDWSKYLSVKEVRQGEGNIAGVRIPTFDGVDFNISIPDFFTTPVWLDDGIRSLQGLISLRLERRVLEKQYELLSMELRTTSQRVNLFEKVKIPEAKDNIRKINIFLGDQQTSGVARSKLAKGKSTARAAAQDAQAEGAAA is encoded by the coding sequence ATGGCGAAGGTCAAGTTAACCAAAAACGCCCTCAAGGCGGAACGCGACGCATTGAAGCGCTTCCAGCGCTATCTGCCCACGTTGTTGCTCAAGAAGCAGCAGCTGCAGATGGAAATGCGTACGCTCCAGGAGAGGGTGATGGCAAAGCGCGAGGAGGAAGACAAGCTCCGTAAGAGCATGGCTTCCTGGATTTCGCTGTATGCCGAACCTATCGACTGGTCGAAATACCTGTCGGTGAAGGAAGTGCGTCAGGGCGAAGGAAACATCGCCGGTGTTCGCATCCCGACATTCGATGGGGTAGACTTTAATATCAGCATCCCGGACTTCTTTACAACGCCGGTTTGGCTTGATGACGGTATCCGTTCCCTGCAGGGTCTTATCTCTCTGCGCCTGGAACGTCGTGTTCTTGAAAAGCAGTACGAACTGCTTTCCATGGAACTCCGCACCACCAGCCAGCGCGTTAACCTCTTCGAGAAGGTTAAGATTCCGGAAGCCAAGGACAACATCCGTAAGATCAACATCTTCCTGGGTGACCAGCAGACTTCTGGCGTTGCACGCTCCAAGCTTGCCAAGGGTAAGTCCACGGCTCGTGCCGCTGCACAGGATGCACAAGCAGAGGGGGCAGCCGCATGA
- a CDS encoding ATPase, translated as MITPMKKVTILTVADAVDESLAALRAMEIIHVTPLQAAAGSKLNAAKGELTRVQKALENVPEKAPKGVTAMASDASVSGVSLVDEIQQLMADSKQAEADKEQAEEELSKLAKFGNLDPATVSALAQKGVFVKLYVADVRVDSFDVDGAGSIKEFGSDDNGTYYAVFSTGEAPVAVTGHYSEIAMPAKSLAEYREMEANAKATLARVEKRLGELSGVKNQIESRLSEVTDDYKMAETAAGMVGDSNVAALQGFCPAPRIAELQAAAKKNGWGLLVDDPTEEDNVPTLLGYNKLTKPMQCLYDIIGISPGYNEVDVSSVFLCFFSIFFAMIVGDTAYGLLFLGLALFARKKMPKANSAAFHFIYLMSGATILWGVINASFLGFTPEIAGWSYYLDIANYNFLPEPIRNALYWIRSTAPTDPARFEVYKQFCEGFTALPATFIPKAAGASQMQHIQLFCFCIAVVHLTIAHAWNVVVRFKRKSSTFMAQVGWLMGAWVMFFLACNMVLGIEMPGFVIPMFIVEVVLLLLFSVPPSRLKQDFISIPMLVLDIVNSFTDVISYIRLFAVGMSGAAIAEAFNGMLSPLFGSAIGIAGAALILLFVHGLNIALAVMGVAVHAVRLNTLEFSNGLNLEWSGFAFTPFAKQKN; from the coding sequence ATGATTACCCCGATGAAAAAAGTTACCATCCTTACGGTGGCTGATGCCGTCGATGAATCCCTGGCCGCTCTCCGCGCCATGGAAATCATCCACGTGACTCCGCTCCAAGCCGCCGCAGGATCCAAGTTGAACGCAGCCAAGGGCGAACTGACCCGTGTTCAGAAGGCTCTTGAAAACGTTCCGGAAAAGGCTCCCAAGGGCGTTACCGCCATGGCTTCCGACGCTTCCGTTTCTGGTGTATCTCTGGTGGATGAAATCCAGCAGTTGATGGCAGATTCCAAGCAGGCTGAAGCCGACAAGGAACAGGCCGAAGAAGAACTTTCCAAGCTTGCAAAGTTTGGCAATCTGGATCCGGCTACTGTTTCTGCCCTGGCACAGAAGGGTGTCTTCGTCAAGCTCTATGTGGCTGACGTAAGAGTGGACTCTTTTGATGTGGATGGCGCAGGCTCTATCAAGGAATTCGGTTCCGACGACAACGGTACCTATTACGCCGTATTCAGCACGGGCGAAGCTCCTGTGGCTGTGACTGGCCACTATAGCGAAATCGCTATGCCGGCCAAGTCTCTGGCAGAATACCGCGAAATGGAAGCAAATGCCAAGGCAACGCTTGCTCGCGTAGAAAAGCGCCTCGGTGAGCTTTCCGGCGTCAAGAACCAGATCGAAAGCCGCCTTTCCGAAGTTACCGACGATTATAAAATGGCTGAAACTGCTGCCGGCATGGTCGGCGACAGTAACGTCGCTGCACTTCAGGGCTTCTGCCCGGCTCCCCGCATTGCCGAACTTCAGGCTGCCGCCAAGAAGAACGGTTGGGGCCTCCTGGTAGACGATCCCACCGAAGAAGATAATGTTCCGACTCTTCTGGGCTATAACAAGCTTACCAAGCCCATGCAGTGCCTCTACGACATTATCGGTATTTCTCCGGGCTATAATGAAGTGGACGTCAGCTCCGTGTTCCTTTGCTTCTTCAGCATATTCTTTGCAATGATCGTGGGCGATACCGCATATGGTCTCCTGTTCCTCGGTCTTGCATTGTTTGCCCGCAAGAAGATGCCTAAGGCAAATTCCGCCGCATTCCATTTCATCTACCTGATGAGTGGCGCAACCATTCTGTGGGGCGTCATCAACGCAAGCTTCCTGGGCTTTACCCCGGAAATTGCTGGATGGAGCTACTATCTGGATATTGCCAACTACAATTTCCTCCCGGAACCCATCCGTAATGCGCTCTACTGGATTCGCAGTACTGCTCCCACGGATCCGGCCCGCTTCGAAGTCTACAAGCAGTTCTGCGAAGGCTTTACCGCCTTGCCTGCAACATTCATTCCGAAGGCCGCCGGCGCAAGCCAGATGCAGCACATTCAGCTGTTCTGCTTCTGCATTGCTGTGGTTCACCTGACCATTGCTCACGCATGGAACGTGGTGGTTCGCTTCAAGCGCAAGTCCTCCACCTTCATGGCTCAGGTGGGCTGGCTCATGGGTGCCTGGGTGATGTTCTTCCTCGCTTGCAACATGGTGCTTGGTATCGAAATGCCTGGCTTCGTCATTCCCATGTTCATCGTGGAAGTGGTGCTTCTGCTCCTGTTCTCTGTGCCGCCTAGCCGCCTCAAGCAGGACTTCATCAGCATCCCCATGCTCGTGTTGGACATTGTGAACAGCTTTACCGATGTCATCAGCTATATCCGTCTCTTTGCAGTGGGTATGTCTGGTGCCGCCATCGCCGAAGCTTTCAATGGCATGCTCTCTCCGCTGTTTGGCTCCGCCATCGGCATTGCAGGCGCTGCTTTGATCCTTCTGTTCGTACATGGCCTGAATATCGCCCTCGCCGTCATGGGTGTGGCAGTTCATGCAGTACGTCTTAATACACTTGAATTTTCAAATGGCTTGAACCTTGAATGGAGCGGCTTCGCTTTTACTCCGTTCGCCAAGCAAAAAAATTAA
- a CDS encoding V-type ATP synthase subunit K (produces ATP from ADP in the presence of a proton gradient across the membrane; the K subunit is a nonenzymatic component which binds the dimeric form by interacting with the G and E subunits), producing the protein MEPNTMVTLAKMGAAAALGIAAMGSALGCGTAGMSAITVWKKAYAQGKGALFTLLVFVGAPISQTIYGMLLMNFILSSAAAEGFTNWGGCLGAGIFGGLGMMCSAWYQGKAGAVACDSLGETGKGMVNDLMVLGIVETVALFVLVFSMMVL; encoded by the coding sequence ATGGAACCGAATACAATGGTGACTCTCGCTAAGATGGGCGCAGCTGCTGCTCTCGGCATTGCAGCAATGGGCTCTGCCCTTGGTTGCGGTACTGCAGGTATGTCTGCAATTACCGTATGGAAGAAGGCTTACGCACAGGGCAAGGGTGCTCTCTTCACTCTGCTCGTGTTCGTCGGTGCTCCGATTTCCCAGACCATTTACGGCATGCTTCTCATGAACTTCATCTTGAGCAGCGCTGCTGCTGAAGGCTTTACCAACTGGGGCGGCTGCCTCGGTGCAGGTATCTTCGGTGGTCTCGGCATGATGTGCTCCGCTTGGTACCAGGGTAAGGCTGGTGCAGTGGCTTGCGACTCCCTCGGTGAAACCGGCAAGGGCATGGTGAACGACCTCATGGTTCTCGGTATCGTCGAAACCGTGGCTTTGTTCGTGCTCGTGTTCTCCATGATGGTGCTTTAA
- a CDS encoding V-type ATP synthase subunit K (produces ATP from ADP in the presence of a proton gradient across the membrane; the K subunit is a nonenzymatic component which binds the dimeric form by interacting with the G and E subunits): MDNEQLLTLAKLGAVAALGLAAMGSAMGCGTAGMAAIGAWKKAYLKGKNALFTLLIFVGAPIAQTIYGMLLMMYILNKSAAAPENWAAYLGVGIFGGIGMLASAWYVGKSAADACNALGETGKGLVNYLMVLGVGETVALFVMVFSMMLVS; encoded by the coding sequence ATGGATAATGAACAGCTTTTAACCTTGGCAAAGCTCGGTGCAGTGGCCGCTCTCGGTCTCGCTGCTATGGGTTCTGCCATGGGTTGCGGTACAGCCGGCATGGCTGCTATCGGAGCCTGGAAGAAGGCTTACCTGAAGGGTAAGAATGCGCTCTTTACGCTTCTTATCTTCGTGGGTGCGCCTATCGCTCAGACGATTTACGGCATGCTTCTCATGATGTACATCCTGAACAAGTCTGCTGCTGCTCCCGAAAACTGGGCCGCTTATCTCGGCGTAGGTATTTTCGGCGGTATCGGTATGCTTGCTTCTGCATGGTACGTCGGTAAGAGTGCTGCTGATGCTTGCAACGCCCTCGGTGAAACCGGTAAGGGCCTGGTGAACTACCTGATGGTGCTTGGCGTGGGTGAAACCGTTGCCTTGTTCGTCATGGTGTTCTCCATGATGCTGGTGAGCTAA